A single region of the Pristiophorus japonicus isolate sPriJap1 unplaced genomic scaffold, sPriJap1.hap1 HAP1_SCAFFOLD_543, whole genome shotgun sequence genome encodes:
- the LOC139254468 gene encoding claudin-4-like → MPSLGVCLQLTGVCLSALGWLGAVACCALPFWKHTTFLGLGGIKQKMVDGLWFTCSLPGPGKANCKVFSSSHKDLGLDFYVGRILTLATITMAFLGLLINCLGARCISCVPDKGVKAKLLTASGLIFILAGLAQLLAVSWPAYILATEFYHPLVAEMLVISIGPCIYLGLAAGTLLLLGGCILGCWCCRRRMSGAEGGRYPPGRGPDQACKDFV, encoded by the coding sequence ATGCCTTCGCTGGGTGTATGCCTGCAGCTGACGGGGGTGTGCCTGTCGGCGCTGGGCTGGCTGGGGGCGGTGGCCTGCTGCGCCCTCCCCTTCTGGAAGCACACCACCTTCCTGGGCCTCGGCGGGATCAAGCAGAAGATGGTCGATGGCCTCTGGTTCACCTGCTCCCTGCCGGGCCCGGGGAAAGCCAACTGCAAGGTCTTCAGCAGCTCCCACAAGGACCTCGGCCTGGATTTCTACGTGGGCCGGATCCTGACCCTGGCCACCATCACCATGGCCTTCCTGGGCCTCCTGATCAACTGCCTGGGGGCCCGGTGCATCAGCTGCGTGCCCGACAAAGGGGTCAAGGCCAAGCTGCTGACTGCCTCGGGCCTCATCTTCATCCTGGCCGGCCTCGCCCAGCTGCTCGCTGTCTCCTGGCCGGCCTACATCCTGGCCACCGAGTTCTACCACCCCCTGGTGGCCGAGATGCTGGTGATCTCCATCGGGCCCTGCATCTACCTGGGCTTGGCCGCCGGGACCCTGCTGCTGCTGGGGGGCTGCATCCTGGGCTGCTGGTGCTGCCGGAGAAGGATGAGCGGGGCTGAGGGCGGGCGCTACCCACCGGGCAGAGGGCCGGACCAGGCCTGCAAGGATTTCGTGTGA